Proteins found in one Pirellulales bacterium genomic segment:
- a CDS encoding BlaI/MecI/CopY family transcriptional regulator, with the protein MPPDPPSLGDFEVAVLQLVWREQPCTERRIWDLVREERDVARTTVLKTMQRLEAKGLLVRVADTNPVTFRAAVPEQRLMPKLVARFVEQTLGGSTAPLVAYLAGQSKLSAKDLAALRAIARKLEDEPSD; encoded by the coding sequence ATGCCGCCAGATCCTCCCAGCCTGGGCGATTTTGAAGTCGCCGTGCTCCAGCTCGTGTGGCGCGAGCAGCCCTGCACGGAGCGGCGCATCTGGGACCTCGTGCGCGAGGAACGGGATGTCGCGCGCACGACCGTCTTGAAGACCATGCAGCGACTCGAGGCGAAGGGGCTCCTCGTGCGCGTCGCCGATACCAACCCCGTCACCTTCCGCGCCGCCGTGCCCGAGCAGCGGCTGATGCCGAAGCTCGTGGCACGCTTCGTCGAGCAGACCCTGGGGGGATCGACGGCGCCCCTCGTCGCCTATCTGGCCGGGCAGAGCAAGCTCTCGGCCAAAGATCTCGCGGCGCTGCGTGCCATCGCCCGCAAGCTTGAAGACGAACCCTCGGACTGA
- a CDS encoding iron-containing alcohol dehydrogenase, with translation MLEASPQIVGRTNVVSSRFGAGAVDGLARDIGRFVVTTMDLPWQLVRDRLGAEPVAVLQVDSMEEAIVDAQVAATPDCDAVVAVGGGQAIDLGKYFAWKRGVRLISIPTIISVDAFVTPAAAIRRQRQVVYLGQASPDPLVIDYDLIRTAPADLNIAGVGDLLSIHTACRDWEIAERAGRSTFPFSTGDVERARAILMDVERHADDIRQVTDAGLRAIVEGYLRVNTICLPAGHYRVEEGSEHFLFYELEERTGRAFIHGHIVGLGIYLLCRLQANRVEWITALMDRLGLRYQPADLGLDRATLVAALHNLRAFTESRQMWHSVIQEREISDTWIDAALADLRFA, from the coding sequence ATGCTCGAAGCCTCTCCCCAGATTGTCGGTCGGACCAACGTCGTGTCGAGTCGTTTCGGCGCGGGCGCGGTAGACGGCCTCGCGCGAGACATCGGCCGCTTCGTCGTCACCACGATGGATCTGCCGTGGCAGCTCGTCCGCGATCGCCTCGGCGCCGAGCCCGTTGCCGTGCTCCAAGTCGACTCGATGGAAGAAGCGATCGTCGACGCCCAAGTCGCCGCGACGCCCGATTGCGACGCTGTCGTCGCCGTCGGCGGCGGTCAGGCGATCGACCTGGGCAAGTATTTCGCCTGGAAGCGCGGCGTGCGATTGATCTCGATTCCCACGATTATCAGCGTCGACGCCTTCGTCACGCCTGCCGCGGCGATTCGTCGCCAACGGCAGGTAGTCTACCTCGGCCAGGCGAGCCCCGATCCGCTGGTGATCGATTACGATCTCATTCGCACCGCCCCGGCCGATCTGAACATCGCCGGCGTGGGAGATCTGCTCTCGATTCACACCGCCTGCCGCGATTGGGAAATCGCCGAACGAGCCGGCCGCTCCACGTTTCCCTTCAGCACAGGCGACGTCGAACGTGCTCGTGCGATTCTCATGGACGTCGAACGCCATGCGGACGATATCCGCCAGGTGACCGACGCCGGCCTGCGCGCGATCGTCGAAGGCTACCTGCGCGTGAATACCATCTGCCTTCCCGCGGGCCATTACCGCGTCGAGGAAGGTTCCGAGCACTTTCTTTTCTACGAGCTCGAAGAACGCACCGGCCGCGCCTTCATCCACGGCCACATCGTGGGACTGGGCATCTACCTGCTCTGCCGCCTGCAAGCGAACCGCGTCGAGTGGATCACGGCGCTCATGGATCGCCTCGGCCTGCGTTACCAGCCGGCCGATCTGGGACTCGATCGTGCCACCCTCGTCGCCGCGCTGCACAACCTGCGTGCCTTCACCGAGTCGCGCCAGATGTGGCACTCGGTAATCCAGGAACGCGAAATCAGCGACACCTGGATCGACGCGGCACTCGCCGACCTGCGCTTCGCTTGA
- a CDS encoding iron-containing alcohol dehydrogenase, which yields MSITVFSFPTRIQFGPGARSTLAEFAQRHHVARPLIVTDSGLPGTDAYRLAVEAADQVWPGAWTSFSGVHPNPLEQDIENAWEAYRGASCDAVIGLGGGSALDAAKAVRLKAAFPQQRVTSVPLAQLPPKLIPMCGIPTTAGTGSEVGRSTVITSSETNRKTVLGGPPLMPELAILDPELTVGLPARLTAATGMDAMTHAIESYVCPVFHPMCDAIALEAVRIVREHLPRAVADGKDLTARGYMLIAASMGAVSFQKDLGAAHSLAHPLSSEHHVHHGLANAVVLPHVVRFNGEKNSEQFRRVSEALGVSPGNTPAAAVADFLAEFNRQIGITVTLRDLNVPRENLPKLAALAMQDGCHLTNPRPCTETDMLRLYNESW from the coding sequence ATGTCGATCACGGTGTTCAGTTTTCCGACGCGGATTCAGTTTGGCCCCGGGGCGCGCTCGACGCTGGCCGAGTTCGCCCAGCGACACCACGTCGCTCGTCCGTTGATCGTGACCGACAGCGGGCTCCCCGGCACCGACGCCTATCGCCTGGCGGTCGAAGCGGCCGACCAAGTGTGGCCGGGCGCTTGGACAAGTTTTTCCGGCGTGCATCCCAACCCACTCGAGCAGGACATCGAGAACGCGTGGGAGGCCTACCGCGGCGCGAGCTGCGATGCCGTGATCGGGCTGGGCGGCGGCAGCGCGCTCGATGCCGCCAAAGCCGTGCGTCTTAAAGCCGCCTTCCCCCAGCAACGGGTGACGAGCGTCCCGCTCGCGCAGTTGCCACCGAAGTTGATTCCCATGTGCGGCATCCCCACTACCGCGGGCACGGGGAGCGAAGTCGGCCGCAGCACCGTCATCACTTCGTCCGAGACGAACCGCAAGACGGTACTCGGCGGCCCCCCCCTCATGCCAGAGTTGGCCATCCTCGATCCCGAACTGACGGTAGGGCTGCCCGCCAGGCTCACGGCCGCCACCGGCATGGACGCCATGACGCACGCCATCGAGTCGTACGTCTGCCCGGTGTTCCACCCGATGTGCGATGCGATCGCGCTCGAGGCCGTGCGGATCGTGCGCGAGCATCTTCCCCGCGCCGTCGCGGACGGAAAAGATCTCACAGCGCGGGGCTATATGCTCATCGCGGCCTCGATGGGGGCGGTTTCGTTTCAAAAAGATCTCGGCGCCGCGCATTCGCTCGCCCATCCGCTGTCGAGCGAACATCACGTCCATCACGGGCTGGCCAACGCCGTCGTGCTGCCGCACGTGGTCCGCTTCAACGGCGAAAAGAACAGCGAACAATTCCGCCGCGTGTCCGAGGCCCTCGGTGTCTCTCCCGGCAACACCCCGGCTGCCGCGGTGGCAGACTTCCTGGCAGAGTTCAATCGCCAGATCGGCATCACTGTCACGCTGCGCGATTTGAACGTGCCGCGAGAGAACCTGCCGAAGCTGGCGGCGCTGGCCATGCAAGATGGCTGCCATCTGACGAACCCGCGCCCGTGTACCGAAACCGACATGCTCCGACTCTACAACGAGTCGTGGTAG